A section of the Amycolatopsis sp. AA4 genome encodes:
- a CDS encoding methylmalonyl-CoA mutase family protein: protein MTNVAGPESAPTSEPRLALAAEFPTADRAQWQELVAGVLRKSGRLPEDFAGAPESKLVSRTYDGIEIQPLYTADDAGGDLGFPGLPPFVRGSRPEGVVGTGWDIRVRHQREDARAANAAILADLEGGASSVWLRLGEGSLPISALADALNEVYVGLAPIVLDAGAEYETAAQALLDLFAEREVPASEAVGTLGADPLGASARTGQALPLGPAAALAAKVAPKYPKVRTIVADGLPFHEAGGSDAQELGATIAAGVAYLRALTEAGLDVAAAAAQIEFRLAATADQFLTIAKFRAARRLWDRVLEVSGVAAEARGMHQHAVTSPSMFTQRDPWVNMLRTTVACFAAGVGGADAVTVLPFDAAIGLPDAFSSRIARNTNAILIEESKLGSVIDPAGGSWYVEKLTGELAEAAWREFTAIEAAGGIEAELASGALAGRLARTWEKRASRLATRRDPLTGVSEFPNLEEKPVVRDPLPSTVDGGLPRHRYAEEYEKLRDASDAYLAEHGERPKVFLATLGPVAAHTARASFATNLLQAGGIEAVNPGATDDLPGAFRESGAKIACVCGTDAAYEEQAASVAASLGADSVLLAGKGTYDGISGNLYAGCDALEILTSLHAQLGVSA, encoded by the coding sequence ATGACGAACGTGGCTGGTCCGGAGTCGGCGCCGACCTCCGAGCCCCGGCTCGCGCTCGCGGCGGAGTTCCCCACCGCGGACCGCGCCCAGTGGCAGGAGCTGGTGGCGGGAGTGCTGCGCAAGAGCGGCAGACTGCCCGAGGATTTCGCGGGTGCGCCGGAGAGCAAGCTCGTCTCCCGCACCTACGACGGCATCGAGATCCAGCCGCTGTACACCGCCGACGACGCGGGCGGCGACCTCGGCTTCCCGGGGCTCCCGCCGTTCGTGCGCGGCTCCCGGCCGGAAGGCGTCGTCGGCACCGGGTGGGACATCCGGGTCCGGCACCAGCGCGAAGACGCCCGCGCGGCGAACGCGGCGATCCTCGCCGACCTCGAAGGCGGCGCGTCCTCGGTCTGGCTGCGGCTCGGCGAGGGTTCGCTCCCGATCTCCGCGCTCGCGGACGCGCTGAACGAGGTGTACGTCGGCCTCGCGCCGATCGTCCTCGACGCCGGCGCGGAGTACGAAACCGCTGCTCAGGCGCTTCTCGACCTCTTCGCCGAACGCGAGGTCCCGGCCAGCGAAGCCGTCGGCACGCTCGGCGCGGATCCGCTCGGCGCCTCGGCGCGCACCGGACAGGCGCTGCCGCTCGGTCCGGCCGCCGCATTGGCCGCGAAGGTTGCCCCCAAGTACCCCAAGGTCCGCACGATCGTCGCCGACGGGCTGCCGTTTCACGAGGCAGGCGGCTCGGACGCACAGGAACTCGGCGCGACGATCGCGGCGGGCGTCGCTTATCTGCGTGCGCTCACCGAGGCGGGCCTGGACGTCGCCGCGGCGGCCGCGCAGATCGAGTTCCGGCTCGCCGCGACCGCGGACCAGTTCCTGACCATCGCCAAATTCCGTGCCGCGCGCCGGCTGTGGGACCGCGTCCTCGAGGTCTCCGGGGTGGCCGCGGAAGCGCGCGGGATGCACCAGCACGCGGTCACGTCGCCGTCGATGTTCACCCAGCGCGACCCGTGGGTGAACATGCTGCGCACCACCGTCGCCTGCTTCGCGGCCGGGGTCGGCGGCGCGGACGCGGTCACCGTGCTGCCGTTCGACGCGGCGATCGGCCTGCCGGACGCGTTTTCCTCGCGGATCGCCCGCAACACCAACGCGATCCTCATCGAAGAGTCGAAGCTGGGCAGCGTGATCGACCCGGCGGGCGGCTCCTGGTACGTCGAGAAGCTCACCGGCGAACTCGCCGAAGCCGCGTGGCGCGAGTTCACCGCGATCGAGGCGGCGGGCGGCATCGAGGCCGAACTGGCCTCCGGCGCGCTGGCCGGACGGCTGGCGCGGACCTGGGAGAAGCGCGCGAGCCGCCTCGCCACCCGGCGCGACCCGCTCACCGGCGTCAGCGAGTTCCCGAACCTGGAGGAAAAGCCGGTCGTGCGCGACCCGCTTCCGTCCACTGTGGACGGCGGCCTGCCGCGGCACCGGTACGCCGAGGAGTACGAGAAGCTGCGCGACGCGTCCGACGCCTACCTCGCCGAGCACGGCGAGCGGCCGAAGGTTTTCCTGGCCACGCTGGGGCCGGTCGCCGCGCACACCGCTCGCGCGTCCTTCGCGACGAACCTGCTGCAGGCGGGCGGCATCGAGGCGGTGAACCCCGGCGCGACCGACGACCTGCCCGGCGCGTTCCGCGAGAGCGGCGCGAAGATCGCCTGCGTCTGCGGCACTGACGCCGCGTACGAGGAACAGGCCGCATCCGTCGCGGCTTCGCTCGGCGCGGACAGCGTGCTGTTGGCGGGCAAGGGAACCTACGACGGAATCAGCGGCAATCTGTACGCCGGGTGCGACGCGCTCGAAATCCTGACCAGCCTCCACGCACAGCTGGGAGTCTCCGCATGA
- the meaB gene encoding methylmalonyl Co-A mutase-associated GTPase MeaB encodes MPRRIDVGEYAKGVLAGDRGTLSKAITLVESHREDHRRQAQELLVELLPHAGGAKRVGITGVPGVGKSTFIDQLGTDLTSAGHRVAVLAVDPSSTRTGGSILGDKTRMARLAVDPKAFIRPSPTSGTLGGVARATRETIVLMEAAGFDVVLVETVGVGQSEVTVANMVDCFLFLTLARTGDQLQGIKKGVLELADVIAVNKADGPHERDAKRAARELQGALRMIYGKDALWTPPVLTCSGLEGSGLDEVWAAIGRHREVLTESGDLGERRKRQQVDWTWSMVREQLLDRLTAHPAVRAQVADVERAVRDGELTATLAAQRILDAFAEPSS; translated from the coding sequence TTGCCGCGGCGGATCGACGTCGGCGAATACGCCAAGGGCGTGCTCGCGGGCGACCGGGGAACCCTGTCCAAGGCCATCACGCTGGTCGAATCGCATCGCGAGGACCACCGGCGGCAAGCGCAGGAGCTGCTGGTCGAACTGCTCCCGCACGCGGGCGGGGCGAAACGCGTCGGCATCACCGGCGTGCCCGGAGTCGGCAAGTCGACATTTATCGATCAGCTCGGCACCGACCTCACCTCGGCCGGGCACCGGGTCGCGGTGCTGGCCGTCGACCCGTCGTCGACCCGCACCGGCGGTTCGATCCTCGGCGACAAGACCCGGATGGCGCGGCTGGCGGTCGACCCGAAGGCGTTCATCCGGCCGTCGCCGACGTCCGGCACGCTCGGCGGCGTCGCCCGCGCGACGCGCGAGACGATCGTGCTGATGGAAGCGGCCGGCTTCGACGTCGTGCTGGTGGAGACGGTCGGGGTCGGACAGTCCGAGGTGACCGTGGCGAACATGGTCGACTGCTTCCTCTTCCTGACCCTCGCGCGCACCGGCGACCAGTTGCAGGGCATCAAAAAGGGCGTGCTGGAACTCGCCGACGTGATCGCCGTGAACAAGGCCGACGGTCCGCACGAACGCGACGCCAAACGTGCCGCGCGCGAGCTGCAGGGCGCGCTGCGGATGATCTACGGCAAGGACGCGCTGTGGACGCCGCCGGTGCTCACGTGCAGCGGACTCGAAGGCAGCGGACTCGACGAGGTGTGGGCGGCGATCGGGAGGCACCGCGAGGTGCTCACCGAATCGGGTGATCTTGGCGAGCGGCGCAAACGGCAGCAGGTCGACTGGACGTGGTCGATGGTCCGCGAGCAGCTGCTCGACCGGCTCACCGCGCATCCGGCCGTCCGCGCGCAGGTCGCCGACGTGGAACGGGCGGTGCGCGACGGGGAACTCACCGCCACGCTGGCCGCGCAGCGGATCTTGGACGCGTTCGCGGAACCCTCTTCTTGA
- the scpA gene encoding methylmalonyl-CoA mutase: protein MSIPNFADIPLGTPEPGDRAAWAQAVQDATGKGPDALAWETPEGIGVKPVYTAADLSDVDFLGTYPGIAPYLRGPYPTMYVNQPWTIRQYAGFSTAQESNAFYRRNLAAGQKGLSVAFDLATHRGYDSDHPRVSGDVGMAGVAIDSIYDMRQLFDGIPLDKMSVSMTMNGAVLPVLALYVVAAEEQGVKPEQLAGTIQNDILKEFMVRNTYIYPPQPSMRIISDIFAYTSQHMPKYNSISISGYHMQEAGATADLELAYTLADGVEYIRAGVEAGLDVDKFAPRLSFFWAIGMNFFMEVAKLRAARLLWAKLVKQFDPKSQKSLSLRTHSQTSGWSLTAQDVFNNVTRTCVEAMAATQGHTQSLHTNALDEALALPTDFSARIARNTQLLLQQESGTTRVIDPWGGSAFVEKLTYDLARKAWGHITEVEGAGGMARAIDEGIPKLRIEEAAARTQARIDSGRQPVIGVNKYQVTDDEQIDVLKVDNAGVRAQQLEKLRRLREERDPQATEDALRRLTEGAQNNGNLLELAINAARAKATVGEISDALEKNWGRHSGQIRTISGVYREEVGKSDNVEKARELVDKFAEEEGRRPRILVAKMGQDGHDRGQKVIATGFADLGFDVDVGPLFSTPAEVARQASEADVHVIGVSSLAAGHLSLVPALRHELAELGREDIMVVVGGVIPPQDYPELREAGAAAIFGPGTVLADAAIDLLQQLAAQES, encoded by the coding sequence ATGAGCATCCCGAATTTCGCCGACATCCCGCTCGGCACGCCGGAACCGGGCGACCGCGCGGCGTGGGCACAGGCCGTGCAGGACGCCACTGGCAAGGGTCCGGACGCGCTGGCCTGGGAAACGCCCGAGGGCATCGGCGTGAAGCCGGTCTACACCGCCGCCGATCTGTCCGATGTGGACTTCCTCGGCACGTACCCGGGCATCGCGCCGTACCTGCGCGGGCCGTACCCGACGATGTACGTCAACCAGCCGTGGACGATCCGCCAGTACGCCGGGTTCTCCACCGCGCAGGAGTCGAACGCCTTCTACCGCCGCAACCTCGCGGCCGGGCAGAAGGGCCTGTCGGTCGCGTTCGACCTCGCCACGCACCGCGGCTACGACTCCGACCACCCGCGTGTGTCCGGCGACGTCGGCATGGCCGGCGTGGCGATCGACTCGATCTACGACATGCGCCAGCTGTTCGACGGCATCCCGCTCGACAAGATGTCCGTCTCGATGACGATGAACGGCGCGGTGCTGCCGGTGCTCGCGCTGTACGTCGTCGCGGCCGAGGAGCAGGGGGTGAAGCCGGAGCAGCTCGCGGGGACCATCCAGAACGACATCCTCAAGGAGTTCATGGTCCGCAACACCTACATCTACCCGCCGCAGCCGTCGATGCGGATCATCTCCGACATCTTCGCCTACACCTCGCAGCACATGCCGAAGTACAACTCGATCTCCATCTCCGGCTACCACATGCAGGAGGCCGGAGCGACTGCCGACCTGGAGCTGGCGTACACGCTCGCGGACGGCGTCGAGTACATCCGCGCGGGCGTCGAGGCCGGGCTGGACGTCGACAAGTTCGCGCCGCGGCTGTCGTTCTTCTGGGCCATCGGCATGAACTTCTTCATGGAGGTGGCGAAGCTCCGCGCGGCGCGCCTCCTGTGGGCGAAGCTGGTGAAGCAGTTCGACCCGAAGTCGCAGAAGTCGCTGTCGCTGCGTACGCACTCTCAGACGTCCGGCTGGTCTCTCACCGCGCAGGACGTCTTCAACAACGTCACGCGTACGTGCGTCGAGGCGATGGCAGCCACCCAGGGGCACACGCAGTCGTTGCACACCAACGCTCTCGACGAAGCGCTCGCACTGCCCACCGACTTCTCCGCACGGATCGCGCGCAACACACAGCTGTTGCTGCAGCAGGAATCCGGCACCACGCGCGTCATCGACCCGTGGGGCGGCAGCGCGTTTGTCGAGAAGCTCACCTACGACCTCGCGCGCAAGGCGTGGGGCCACATCACCGAAGTCGAGGGCGCGGGCGGCATGGCGCGCGCGATCGATGAAGGCATCCCGAAGCTGCGCATCGAAGAGGCAGCTGCGCGTACGCAGGCGCGCATCGACTCGGGACGACAGCCGGTCATCGGCGTGAACAAGTACCAGGTCACCGACGACGAACAGATCGACGTGCTGAAGGTCGACAACGCGGGCGTACGCGCACAGCAGCTGGAGAAGCTGCGTCGGCTGCGCGAAGAACGCGACCCGCAGGCCACCGAGGACGCACTGCGCCGCCTCACCGAAGGCGCGCAGAACAACGGCAACCTGCTCGAGCTGGCCATCAACGCCGCGCGCGCGAAGGCCACCGTCGGCGAGATCTCCGACGCCCTGGAAAAGAACTGGGGCCGCCACTCCGGCCAGATCCGCACGATCTCCGGCGTGTACCGGGAAGAGGTGGGGAAGTCGGACAACGTCGAGAAGGCACGCGAGCTGGTCGATAAATTCGCCGAGGAGGAAGGCCGCCGCCCGCGGATCCTCGTCGCGAAGATGGGCCAGGACGGCCACGACCGCGGCCAGAAGGTGATCGCCACCGGCTTCGCCGACCTCGGCTTCGACGTCGACGTCGGCCCGCTGTTCTCTACCCCGGCCGAGGTCGCGCGCCAGGCGTCGGAAGCCGACGTGCACGTGATCGGCGTGTCCTCGCTGGCCGCCGGGCACCTGTCGCTGGTGCCCGCGCTGCGCCACGAACTGGCCGAGCTGGGCCGCGAGGACATCATGGTCGTGGTCGGCGGCGTGATCCCGCCGCAGGACTACCCCGAACTGCGCGAAGCGGGTGCGGCGGCGATCTTCGGCCCGGGCACGGTGCTCGCGGACGCCGCGATCGACCTGCTCCAGCAGCTGGCCGCGCAGGAGTCCTGA